A genomic stretch from Telmatocola sphagniphila includes:
- a CDS encoding family 2B encapsulin nanocompartment shell protein: MSDGLLQRSVTTSVARNLANTTKTSPKMMSITPRWLLSLLPWVQVDGGTYRVNRTKVELSKAARIGVDVSGGVASFAPESLRGVPLFSGLPDGVVSRMASRFKTEEVSLGNKLIVEGEDRSKFFIIAQGQVEVLSKGIHGSDLRIALLSDGEYFGESDLVLDNRPSDVTVRTTTPCVLVTLSRKDLDGVLEESGNLREDFNRAIKEHMDLRSTVNRYGERNIDLVSGFAENVEIPETFVDYSSSPREYSLSSVQTVVRVHTRVSDLYNGPFNQLEEQMRLTIEGIKERQEWELINNKKFGLINSVDPAMRISTRYGAPTPDDLDELLALVWKKPAFFLAHPKAIAAFERECTWRGVPPVTMNLFGTPVISWRGVPLVPCDKLEMKSRYQSNQWFGTTSILLVRVGEADQGVVGLHQAGIPGEIMPSLSARLMGLDSLGVASYLLTLYFSCAVLTDDALGVLENVEVGYYHDYQHRMSTPK; encoded by the coding sequence ATGTCTGATGGTCTTCTGCAACGGAGTGTCACTACTTCCGTGGCCCGTAACCTGGCGAACACGACGAAGACATCGCCGAAGATGATGTCGATCACGCCGCGTTGGCTGTTGAGTTTATTGCCGTGGGTTCAGGTGGACGGGGGCACGTACCGTGTGAATCGTACGAAGGTGGAGTTATCGAAGGCGGCGCGTATAGGAGTGGATGTGTCTGGGGGAGTGGCGTCGTTTGCTCCGGAGTCGTTGCGGGGTGTTCCGTTGTTTTCGGGTTTGCCGGACGGTGTGGTGAGTCGTATGGCGAGTCGATTCAAGACGGAAGAGGTATCGTTGGGTAACAAGTTGATAGTGGAGGGTGAGGACCGGAGCAAGTTTTTCATAATAGCGCAGGGTCAGGTGGAGGTATTGAGCAAGGGTATTCACGGGAGTGACTTGCGAATCGCGTTATTGTCGGATGGGGAGTATTTTGGGGAGAGCGATTTGGTGTTGGACAATCGTCCGTCGGATGTGACGGTACGTACGACGACGCCGTGTGTGTTGGTGACGTTATCGCGTAAGGATTTGGATGGGGTGTTGGAGGAGTCGGGGAATTTGCGGGAGGATTTTAATCGTGCGATCAAGGAGCATATGGATTTGCGTTCGACGGTGAATCGTTATGGGGAGCGGAACATAGATTTGGTGAGTGGATTTGCGGAGAACGTGGAGATACCTGAGACGTTTGTGGATTATTCATCGAGTCCGCGGGAGTATTCGTTATCGTCGGTTCAGACGGTGGTGCGTGTTCATACGCGGGTGTCGGATTTGTACAACGGTCCGTTCAATCAGTTAGAAGAGCAGATGCGTTTGACGATCGAGGGTATTAAGGAGCGTCAGGAGTGGGAGTTGATCAACAACAAGAAGTTTGGATTGATCAATTCGGTGGATCCGGCGATGCGTATCAGTACGCGATATGGGGCACCGACGCCGGACGATTTGGATGAGTTGTTGGCGTTGGTGTGGAAGAAGCCGGCTTTTTTTCTGGCTCATCCGAAGGCGATAGCGGCGTTTGAGCGGGAGTGTACGTGGCGGGGTGTTCCCCCGGTGACGATGAATTTGTTTGGGACTCCGGTGATCAGTTGGCGGGGTGTGCCGTTGGTTCCGTGCGACAAGTTGGAGATGAAGAGTCGTTATCAGTCGAATCAGTGGTTTGGTACGACGAGTATATTGTTGGTGCGGGTGGGTGAGGCGGACCAGGGTGTGGTGGGTCTTCATCAGGCGGGGATACCCGGGGAGATCATGCCGAGTCTGTCGGCTCGATTGATGGGTTTGGACAGTTTGGGAGTGGCATCGTATCTGTTGACGCTGTACTTTTCGTGTGCGGTGCTGACCGACGATGCGTTGGGCGTTCTCGAAAACGTCGAAGTCGGATACTACCACGATTATCAGCACCGGATGTCTACTCCAAAATAA
- a CDS encoding DUF58 domain-containing protein: MASDKYLRPEVIRQVSRLDLRAKFIVEGFLSGLHGSPFQGFSVEFSEHRKYVPGDDIKDLDWTVYAKTDKYYLKKFQAETNMTGYLVMDLSASMAFTYRQELTKFDYAICLAAALGYLMIYQQDPVGLVTFDKKIQTILPPKSKRTQLGTILSVLSNLKPSGETDIAGSLHQLASLIKTKSLIMIFSDLLTDQDAVMKSLYRFRHSGHEIILFHILDEAEVHFPFEGLTEFEDVESSEKLVIDARGMKSDYQAAIKEFQAGYKEECNKANIDYVPIDTSISFDKALLEYLIQRTRRF, encoded by the coding sequence ATGGCTTCTGATAAATATCTCCGGCCCGAAGTGATTCGGCAGGTCAGCCGTCTCGACCTGCGTGCCAAGTTCATTGTTGAAGGCTTCCTCAGCGGGTTGCACGGCAGTCCGTTCCAGGGCTTTTCGGTCGAATTCAGCGAGCATCGCAAGTACGTCCCCGGCGATGACATCAAGGATCTCGACTGGACCGTCTATGCGAAAACCGACAAGTACTATCTGAAGAAATTCCAGGCTGAGACGAACATGACCGGCTACCTGGTCATGGATCTTTCGGCCTCCATGGCTTTTACCTATCGGCAGGAGTTGACCAAGTTCGATTATGCGATCTGTCTGGCGGCCGCGCTGGGTTATCTGATGATTTACCAGCAGGACCCGGTCGGGCTGGTGACATTCGACAAGAAAATACAGACCATTCTGCCGCCCAAAAGCAAGCGCACTCAGTTGGGCACGATTCTTTCCGTGTTGTCGAATCTGAAACCCAGTGGTGAGACCGATATTGCGGGTTCACTGCATCAACTCGCCAGTCTGATCAAAACCAAGAGCCTGATCATGATCTTCAGCGATCTGCTGACCGATCAGGACGCGGTGATGAAGAGTCTCTATCGTTTCCGGCACTCCGGCCATGAAATCATTCTCTTTCATATCCTGGATGAGGCGGAGGTGCATTTCCCTTTCGAAGGATTGACCGAGTTCGAAGACGTGGAATCCTCAGAGAAACTGGTGATCGACGCCCGGGGAATGAAATCGGACTATCAGGCCGCGATCAAGGAATTCCAGGCGGGCTACAAGGAAGAGTGCAATAAGGCGAATATCGACTATGTGCCGATAGATACGAGCATCAGTTTCGACAAAGCGCTGTTGGAATATCTTATTCAGCGAACGAGAAGGTTCTAG
- a CDS encoding cysteine desulfurase: MNEITPDLIASIASRLYNELPGANTVPKTESDLQGIASQGALPTSPVGDLKAPPTMPASILPAMQMPQSPNLPSLLEAFRPMPESYAMPVPEVQHAPKNPEGLKAFVQRVQMTGVRKDSGQCNSDLGDGIVAKLFDPRVLNTGSSRPLDVVAIRKDFPVLHQKIHGKPLAWLDNAATTQKPQSVIDAISRFYANDNSNIHRGAHTLAARATDAYEQARQKVQTFLGASSAKEIVFVRGTTEGVNLIAQTYGKKFLQPGDEIVLSTLEHHANIVPWQMIAKEKGAIIRVIPVNDRGEIMLEQYQAILGPKTKLVALTHASNSLGTILPVSEMTQLAKRYNARVLIDGAQSVSHMPVDMQQLNCDFFVFSGHKIFGPTGIGAVYIKEELHEMLPPWQGGGNMIRNVTFEETTYSDAPAKFEAGTPNIADAVGLGAALDYVNRIGLVNIGQYEHKLLEYATEKLSHIPGLRLLGTAKDKVSVISFVLKDRKTEEVGRMLDQEGIAVRAGHHCAQPSLRRFGVESTVRPSFSLYNTMEEVDRLVDAVRRIQRV; encoded by the coding sequence ATGAACGAAATCACTCCGGATTTGATTGCTTCGATTGCCAGCCGGCTTTACAACGAGTTGCCGGGGGCGAATACTGTCCCCAAAACCGAGTCGGATCTGCAGGGAATCGCTTCTCAGGGAGCGTTACCCACATCTCCTGTGGGCGATTTGAAAGCGCCCCCGACCATGCCCGCATCGATCCTGCCAGCCATGCAGATGCCGCAATCTCCGAACCTGCCGAGTCTTCTTGAGGCGTTCCGTCCGATGCCGGAAAGCTATGCAATGCCGGTTCCGGAAGTGCAGCATGCCCCCAAAAATCCCGAAGGTTTGAAGGCCTTCGTTCAACGCGTTCAAATGACCGGAGTGCGCAAAGATTCGGGCCAGTGCAATTCCGACCTGGGAGATGGAATTGTTGCCAAGCTCTTCGATCCCCGAGTCCTCAATACCGGTTCGAGCCGGCCGTTGGATGTGGTGGCCATTCGCAAGGATTTCCCGGTCTTGCATCAGAAGATCCACGGCAAACCGCTGGCCTGGCTGGATAACGCCGCGACGACTCAGAAACCCCAGAGCGTCATCGATGCCATCTCCCGTTTTTATGCCAACGACAACTCGAACATTCACCGGGGAGCCCATACCCTCGCCGCCCGGGCTACCGACGCTTACGAACAGGCCCGCCAGAAGGTGCAGACTTTCCTGGGAGCTTCCAGCGCAAAAGAAATCGTTTTCGTTCGGGGCACGACTGAGGGAGTGAACTTAATCGCTCAAACCTACGGCAAGAAATTTTTGCAGCCGGGCGATGAAATCGTTTTATCCACGCTCGAGCACCACGCGAACATCGTTCCCTGGCAGATGATCGCCAAGGAAAAAGGGGCGATCATTCGAGTCATTCCGGTCAACGACCGCGGCGAAATCATGCTCGAGCAGTATCAAGCGATTCTCGGGCCGAAAACCAAATTGGTGGCTCTCACTCACGCTTCCAATAGCCTCGGAACGATCCTGCCGGTGTCGGAAATGACGCAACTGGCCAAGCGCTATAACGCTCGGGTGCTGATCGATGGAGCCCAATCGGTTTCGCACATGCCGGTCGATATGCAGCAACTGAACTGCGATTTCTTCGTATTCTCCGGCCACAAGATTTTTGGTCCAACAGGTATCGGTGCGGTGTACATCAAGGAAGAATTGCACGAGATGCTGCCGCCCTGGCAAGGGGGCGGCAATATGATTCGCAACGTGACGTTCGAAGAAACCACCTACAGCGATGCCCCGGCCAAATTCGAAGCGGGTACGCCGAATATCGCGGACGCGGTCGGACTGGGGGCGGCTCTCGATTACGTCAATCGCATCGGCCTGGTCAACATCGGCCAGTACGAACACAAACTTCTGGAATACGCGACCGAAAAATTGTCGCACATTCCCGGCCTGCGATTACTGGGCACCGCCAAGGACAAAGTGAGTGTGATCTCTTTCGTGTTGAAGGATCGCAAGACGGAAGAGGTAGGCCGAATGCTCGATCAGGAAGGAATTGCCGTGCGGGCGGGGCACCACTGTGCCCAGCCTTCGCTGCGCCGATTTGGTGTGGAAAGCACCGTACGGCCTTCGTTCTCTCTTTATAATACGATGGAAGAGGTCGATCGATTGGTCGATGCGGTGCGGCGAATTCAACGAGTTTAA
- a CDS encoding rhodanese-like domain-containing protein, whose protein sequence is MSLMVLPPSEVLQKLKSKSGKLIDVRTPAEYESLHAEGAVLMPLDKLDPLALKTNYPDNDFYVICRSGGRGKQACEKLQAAGIDRVINVEGGTLAWEKEGLPVIRGRQTMSLERQVRIAAGSLVVMGLSLGYFIHQAFFGISAFVGCGLVFAGLTDTCGMGMILAKMPWNNRKPVASCQVS, encoded by the coding sequence ATGTCTCTGATGGTGCTACCGCCCTCCGAAGTTCTGCAAAAATTGAAATCGAAATCCGGCAAGCTCATCGATGTGCGAACTCCCGCCGAGTACGAATCGCTTCATGCCGAAGGGGCGGTGTTGATGCCGCTCGACAAGCTGGATCCGCTAGCTCTGAAAACCAACTATCCCGATAACGATTTCTACGTGATTTGCCGTTCGGGAGGACGGGGCAAACAGGCTTGCGAAAAGTTGCAGGCCGCCGGGATTGATCGGGTCATCAACGTTGAAGGCGGAACCCTGGCCTGGGAAAAAGAGGGATTGCCCGTTATTCGCGGTCGCCAGACCATGTCCCTCGAACGTCAGGTTCGCATTGCCGCGGGAAGTCTGGTCGTGATGGGATTAAGCCTGGGTTACTTCATTCATCAGGCGTTTTTTGGCATCTCGGCTTTCGTCGGTTGCGGGCTCGTGTTCGCGGGACTTACCGATACCTGCGGAATGGGTATGATTCTCGCCAAAATGCCCTGGAATAATCGAAAGCCCGTAGCCAGTTGTCAGGTAAGTTGA
- a CDS encoding EamA family transporter — translation MERWILYAIISMIFAGFTSVIAKQGLSGIGSELGLSVRTAFVCVFVLGFAALTVSRSEFDQLTKGNYLWLGLSAATTVISWIFYYKALQLGEVSTIALIDKGSFVVAVLLAWLLLGEKITLRVAIGTALILAGLVVVSRKS, via the coding sequence ATGGAACGATGGATTCTTTATGCGATCATCTCCATGATTTTCGCCGGTTTTACTTCGGTAATCGCCAAACAAGGCCTCTCGGGTATCGGCAGCGAACTCGGGCTTTCGGTCCGCACGGCGTTCGTCTGCGTTTTCGTTCTCGGTTTTGCAGCACTCACGGTTTCCCGATCAGAATTCGATCAACTCACCAAAGGAAATTACCTGTGGCTCGGCCTTTCTGCGGCCACCACGGTCATTTCCTGGATCTTTTATTACAAAGCGCTACAACTGGGAGAGGTTTCAACGATTGCCTTAATCGACAAGGGAAGCTTCGTCGTGGCCGTGCTGCTGGCCTGGTTGCTCCTGGGCGAAAAAATCACTTTGCGGGTAGCCATCGGCACGGCGTTAATCTTAGCCGGACTGGTAGTCGTGTCGCGGAAATCCTGA
- a CDS encoding HEAT repeat domain-containing protein, producing MSSVPLKNILKLVDPKQTTEIRRSAIVVLGELGQREGDTSEAIHECLRDTDQGIRLASIVAIGQLKIDAALPELLEKIKHGGLESELAADAVAKLGVKGRKALQDLMGKVAPGLRKYIASSLAASGADRADADALKILQDKDPAVVEAALGSMMGSIPNLGASQRKALADQLIELVSNKKQPIATSMEAAALKLLAVFDDPRIGKILWERVQPGRNPDIRMAALQSIGKFTTSPNKEQLAILFGCACEPDFRMAAPALMMLKNVKVTDKSLNDWLVLFKAVDSATRQFAMDKLEGFDTPELAGALLPLIRSSDRKFAEAATRKLTELESGRKLLSEALLEAETPDQYWQYARMLVPIAKQYPARWRDTVFKKLTKYIEENDRRADSLVFLMGETDAGDLRERLETFAVELRKKKAYERAYPFLRTLARDPACGMSARFELATVGLKLSAKDFSEDSRAKDTCLHSFSTLLQHQQNDEEIFQQLEKVKWLEPEDLYYLGFHFADHEARHKKFASLVLKLVVKRSPKSKLGQNAKAKLKTSGLQ from the coding sequence ATGAGTTCGGTACCTCTCAAAAATATTCTGAAGCTCGTAGATCCCAAACAAACCACGGAGATTCGAAGATCGGCGATTGTCGTGCTGGGAGAATTGGGCCAACGGGAAGGAGATACTTCCGAGGCCATCCATGAATGCCTACGAGATACGGATCAGGGGATTCGCCTCGCCAGCATCGTCGCGATTGGCCAGCTTAAGATCGATGCCGCGTTGCCTGAATTGCTCGAAAAAATCAAGCATGGCGGACTCGAGAGCGAACTGGCGGCGGACGCCGTGGCCAAACTCGGTGTCAAGGGGCGGAAGGCCTTGCAGGACTTGATGGGGAAGGTGGCACCGGGTCTGAGGAAGTATATTGCTTCTTCTCTGGCCGCAAGTGGGGCGGATCGAGCTGATGCGGATGCGTTGAAAATCCTTCAGGATAAAGACCCGGCCGTAGTGGAAGCGGCTCTGGGTTCGATGATGGGAAGTATTCCTAACCTGGGAGCTTCACAAAGGAAAGCTCTGGCCGATCAACTGATCGAATTGGTTTCCAACAAAAAGCAGCCGATCGCGACGAGTATGGAAGCGGCGGCATTGAAATTGTTGGCGGTTTTCGACGATCCGCGAATCGGCAAAATCTTGTGGGAGCGCGTACAGCCTGGGCGTAACCCCGACATTCGCATGGCGGCCTTGCAATCGATCGGCAAATTCACCACTTCACCGAACAAAGAACAGTTGGCGATATTGTTTGGCTGTGCCTGCGAACCTGATTTTCGCATGGCGGCCCCGGCCTTGATGATGCTGAAAAATGTCAAAGTCACTGACAAATCGCTGAACGATTGGCTGGTACTGTTCAAGGCGGTCGATTCGGCCACCCGGCAATTTGCGATGGATAAGCTCGAGGGATTCGATACGCCTGAGTTGGCCGGGGCTTTGCTTCCGTTAATTCGCAGTTCGGATCGCAAGTTCGCGGAAGCGGCGACCCGGAAACTAACCGAGCTGGAAAGCGGGCGAAAGCTTCTTTCCGAAGCTCTGCTGGAAGCGGAAACGCCCGATCAATACTGGCAATATGCCCGCATGCTGGTGCCGATTGCCAAACAGTACCCGGCCAGATGGCGGGATACGGTTTTCAAGAAGCTCACTAAGTATATCGAGGAGAATGATCGCCGGGCCGATTCGCTTGTATTTCTGATGGGCGAGACCGATGCGGGCGATCTGCGCGAGCGACTGGAAACTTTTGCCGTCGAACTGCGCAAGAAAAAAGCCTACGAGCGAGCTTATCCTTTCCTGAGAACGCTAGCCCGCGATCCCGCTTGCGGCATGTCGGCCCGCTTTGAACTGGCGACGGTTGGTTTGAAGCTTTCCGCGAAAGATTTCAGTGAAGATAGTCGCGCCAAAGATACCTGTCTCCACAGCTTTTCCACACTTTTGCAGCATCAGCAGAATGACGAGGAAATTTTCCAGCAACTCGAAAAAGTGAAATGGCTGGAACCGGAAGATCTGTACTATCTGGGCTTCCATTTTGCGGATCACGAAGCCCGGCACAAAAAGTTCGCCAGCCTGGTGCTGAAACTGGTCGTCAAGCGATCGCCCAAATCGAAGCTGGGGCAGAACGCCAAAGCCAAACTGAAAACTTCCGGCTTACAATGA